In a single window of the Osmerus eperlanus chromosome 2, fOsmEpe2.1, whole genome shotgun sequence genome:
- the pdap1b gene encoding pdgfa associated protein 1b, translating to MPKGGKKGGHKGRMRTYTSPEEIDAQMKAEKERKKQEEETEGAAQEPLPGSGSEDSDDDGSLKRKGVEGLIDIENPNRVATKSKKVTQIELDEPKQLSRREREEIEKQKAKEHYMKMHLAGKTDQAKADLARLAIVRKQREDAVRRKEEDRRAKEGAAAVKGVSSLSLK from the exons ATGCCCAAAGGAG GTAAAAAAGGTGGTCATAAGGGCCGTATGCGAACCTACACCAGTCCTGAGGAGATTGACGCTCAGATGAAagctgagaaggagaggaaaaag caggaggaagagacagaaggTGCAGCTCAGGAACCACTTCCAGGGTCGGGCTCTGAAGACAGCGATGATGACGGCTCTCTG AAGAGGAAAGGTGTGGAAGGCTTGATAGACATAGAGAACCCCAACAGAGTGGCGACAAAGTCAAAGAAGGTGACCCAGATCGAGTTAGACGAGCCCAAGCAGCTgtcgaggagagagag AGAGGAGATTGAGAAGCAGAAGGCCAAGGAACACTACATGAAGATGCACCTGGCGGGAAAGACTGACCAGGCGAAGGCAGACCTGGCTCGCCTCGCCATCGTcaggaaacagagggaggatGCTGtgcggaggaaggaggaggacaggagag